A window of the Miscanthus floridulus cultivar M001 chromosome 14, ASM1932011v1, whole genome shotgun sequence genome harbors these coding sequences:
- the LOC136506195 gene encoding uncharacterized protein → MASMKMVLVVAALLLVALALEAAPPAAAMDCKAGCAEVTGPLGMSMEECLKNCAAIAKEQGPRDPNLDQKWDIP, encoded by the coding sequence ATGGCGTCCATGAAGATGGTCCTCGTCGTGGCGGCGCTGCTGCTCGTCGCGCTTGCGCTGGAGGCTGCCCCTCCGGCGGCCGCCATGGACTGCAAGGCCGGGTGCGCCGAGGTCACAGGCCCACTCGGCATGAGCATGGAGGAATGCCTGAAGAATTGCGCTGCGATCGCCAAAGAGCAGGGACCCAGGGACCCTAACCTGGATCAGAAGTGGGACATCCCATAA